A single Cottoperca gobio chromosome 7, fCotGob3.1, whole genome shotgun sequence DNA region contains:
- the arhgef16 gene encoding rho guanine nucleotide exchange factor 16 translates to MSHSQSDSCMGDQAHVILESRFSTELHISEPGDECSPSQSTPTPQPETSKPQEDVVDRLTVPQQRVLSTRSPAVWKIGTHQLIPKNLTSRPRNRHHTTVVTFPVGLENSSTATRSRHSTQGPDLSWEDYDSDGDGFSLRSNRRNKSYRAAVTSLDIEAMASGLGAAATLKPVKEDRADSPGPARSPGRKRTLGRKRNQNKRGSFKDATPRLYQEIRERGLHSTNQDELLDDFVVVEPPVEDQGIVVKSYRPIQLTWSQLPQVRDTGILTRISPQERKRQEAIFEIITSEHSYLHSLGILVRHFKSSEALKKTMTATEHHHLFSNISVIQNVSKRFFEDLERRHYDDAVIRDISDIVQNHAAHHFEPYIVYCSNETFQQRTLQKLLTSNTAFKETLKQIEGSSDCGGLPMISFLILPMQRVTRLPLLLDTICQKTPDNTAEHFAAVWALHAISKLVTSCNDGAQRMERTEQMYTMQKLMDFGKIKPFPLVSSSRWLKKRGELAIYTDELSIWRAFSNKSYYLFLFNDVLIVTKKKSEESFVVMDYATLENMEVEVGEDAEGRMSPPAKNSSSYYLSFKLLMSKNSEGRAEQISLVAESRVDRARWIIALTEHKQAGVVTCKGGLPQYEANKAYMPKELDELGLKQAELVILLQKEEAWCYGERMRDGERGWFPATCATEITSPKAIENNVQRMKRLRKETNV, encoded by the exons ATGTCCCACAGCCAGTCAGACAGCTGCATGGGCGACCAGGCCCATGTAATTCTGGAGAGCCGCTTTTCCACAGAACTCCACATATCTGAGCCCGGCGATGAATGCTCTCCGTCACAAAGCACCCCCACACCCCAACCTGAAACATCCAAACCACAGGAAGATGTAGTAGACAGGCTGACGGTGCCTCAACAGCGGGTTTTGAGCACCCGGAGTCCTGCAGTGTGGAAGATTGGCACCCACCAGCTCATCCCCAAGAATTTAACAAGCCGGCCTAGAAACCGCCACCACACCACCGTGGTGACGTTCCCAGTGGGACTGGAGAACTCCAGCACTGCGACCCGGAGCCGTCACTCAACCCAGGGGCCAGATTTGTCCTGGGAGGATTATGACAGTGATGGAGATGGCTTTTCTTTGAGGAGCAACCGCAGGAACAAGTCATACAGAGCAGCTGTGACCAGCCTGGACATTGAGGCCATGGCGTCGGGACTCGGAGCTGCAGCCACGCTGAAACCTGTCAAAGAAGACAGAGCAGATAGTCCCGGTCCAGCTCGCAGCCCTGGACGCAAG CGAACCCTGGGGAGAAAGAGGAACCAGAACAAACGTGGGTCCTTCAAAGACG CTACACCGCGCCTCTACCAGGAGATCCGTGAGCGAGGGCTGCACTCGACCAACCAGGACGAGCTGCTGGACGACTTTGTGGTGGTGGAGCCTCCCGTGGAGGACCAGGGCATCGTGGTGAAGAGCTACCGGCCGATACAGCTCACATGGAGCCAGCTGCCACAG GTGAGGGACACGGGTATCCTGACAAGGATCTCACCtcaggagagaaaaagacaagag GCTATTTTTGAGATCATCACATCGGAGCATTCCTACCTGCACAGTCTTGGCATCCTGGTGCGTCACTTCAAGAGTAGTGAAGCGCTGAAGAAAACGATGACGGCCACAGAGCACCATCACCTCTTCTCCAACATCTCTGTCATTCAAAACGTCAGCAAGCG GTTTTTTGAGGACCTTGAGCGTCGTCACTATGACGACGCAGTGATCCGAGACATTAGCGATATTGTTCAGAACCACGCTGCCCACCACTTTGAGCCCTACATCGTCTACTGCTCCAACGAAACCTTCCAGCAGAGGACGCTGCAGAAGCTGCT GACCAGTAACACTGCGTTCAAAGAGACCCTGAAGCAGATTGAAGGGAGCAGTGACTGCGGAGGCCTGCCGATGATTTCTTTCCTCATCCTTCCCATGCAGCGAGTCACCAGGCTGCCGCTGCTGCTAGAT ACGATCTGCCAGAAAACTCCAGACAATACAGCAGAGCACTTCGCTGCTGTTTGGGCGCTGCACGCCATCAGCAAG TTGGTCACTAGCTGCAATGACGGAGCTCAGCGAATGGAGAGGACAGAGCAGATGTACACCATGCAGAAACTGATGGAttttggtaaaataaag CCATTTCCTCTGGTGTCGTCGTCGCGGTGGCTGAAGAAGCGCGGTGAACTGGCCATCTACACAGACGAGCTCAGCATCTGGAGGGCTTTCAGCAACAAGAGCTACTACCTGTTTCTCTTCAACGACGTACTGATAGTCACCAAGAAGAAGAG TGAGGAGAGCTTTGTGGTGATGGACTACGCCACTCTGGAGAacatggaggtggaggttggGGAGGATGCAGAAGGACGGATGTCCCCGCCTGCCAAGAACAGCTCCAGCTACTATCTGTCTTTCAAGCTGCTGATGAGCAAGAACAGCGAGGGGAGAGCGGAGCAGATCTCCCTGGTGGCAGAGTCCAG GGTGGACCGGGCTCGTTGGATAATTGCTCTTACAGAACACAAGCAGGCAGGAGTCGTCACTTGTAAAGGTG GTCTGCCACAGTATGAGGCCAACAAAGCCTACATGCCAAAGGAGCTAGATGAGTTGGGGTTGAAACAGGCTGAGCTTGTCATCTTGCTGCAGAAAGAGGAAG CTTGGTGCTATGGGGAGAGAATgcgagacggagagagaggctGGTTTCCTGCTACCTGCGCCACAGAGATCACCAGCCCCAAGGCCATTGAAAACAATGTGCAACGCATGAAGCGCCTGCGCAAAGAGACCAATGTTTGA